The following coding sequences lie in one Myxococcales bacterium genomic window:
- the rpmG gene encoding 50S ribosomal protein L33, with protein MRVKITLVCHECQARNYKRTRVKLSEGQKAITLKKYCPTCQRHTVHIESK; from the coding sequence TTGCGCGTAAAAATCACCCTAGTGTGTCACGAATGTCAGGCGCGCAACTACAAGCGCACCAGGGTGAAGTTATCGGAAGGTCAGAAGGCCATCACATTGAAAAAGTACTGTCCCACATGCCAGCGACATACGGTGCACATAGAATCAAAGTAG
- a CDS encoding electron transfer flavoprotein subunit alpha/FixB family protein, whose product MNVLVVAELLDGKLRNNTLSAIQAAKMVCEIVHGSFDIFAIGEGAEHAAKELVAYGANKVWVKDVEGGYVAEHYAPHVAALAEDQGHRVLMATATGYGKDLMPRVAAKLGGAMVSDISAVAQDGPQIRYVRPIYAGNVFATLEVKAPIHVITVRQAEFPFADTVNALSPLAPWMGQIEPSQEKVRFLELRIVQSARPELAEARIVVSGGRGLKSAENFKTVLEPLVDVLGAAMGASRAACDAGYVPGELQVGQTGKVVAPDLYIAVGISGAIQHVAGIKGAKVIVAINKDKDAPIAQLADYMWVTDLFTAVPELTEAIRGMNPA is encoded by the coding sequence ATGAATGTGTTAGTCGTGGCAGAGCTGTTAGACGGTAAGCTCAGGAACAACACGCTTTCCGCCATTCAGGCGGCCAAGATGGTGTGCGAAATCGTCCATGGCAGCTTCGATATTTTCGCCATCGGTGAGGGCGCAGAACATGCGGCCAAGGAGCTTGTGGCATACGGTGCCAATAAGGTGTGGGTGAAGGACGTCGAAGGCGGATATGTCGCGGAACACTATGCGCCTCATGTGGCTGCGCTTGCCGAAGATCAAGGACACCGCGTGCTTATGGCAACGGCGACGGGCTATGGCAAAGACCTCATGCCGCGGGTGGCTGCCAAGTTGGGAGGCGCCATGGTGAGTGACATCAGTGCCGTGGCCCAGGACGGTCCACAGATTCGCTACGTACGTCCGATCTATGCTGGCAATGTTTTTGCGACGCTCGAAGTGAAAGCACCCATCCACGTGATAACGGTGCGACAAGCCGAGTTCCCCTTCGCAGACACCGTCAATGCCCTAAGTCCGCTCGCACCATGGATGGGGCAGATCGAACCTTCGCAAGAGAAAGTACGATTCCTCGAGTTAAGAATCGTGCAAAGTGCGCGTCCGGAACTTGCCGAAGCGCGGATTGTAGTCTCAGGCGGCCGGGGCTTGAAGAGCGCCGAGAATTTTAAGACCGTGCTTGAGCCATTGGTGGATGTTCTTGGTGCCGCCATGGGCGCCTCACGTGCCGCGTGCGACGCGGGCTATGTTCCCGGTGAACTCCAAGTAGGACAAACCGGAAAAGTGGTGGCCCCCGATCTCTATATCGCGGTTGGAATCAGCGGAGCCATCCAACATGTCGCGGGTATCAAGGGCGCCAAGGTGATCGTCGCCATCAATAAGGACAAAGATGCCCCCATTGCGCAGCTGGCGGACTATATGTGGGTGACAGACCTCTTTACAGCTGTACCGGAATTAACGGAGGCGATTCGCGGCATGAACCCAGCATGA
- the nusG gene encoding transcription termination/antitermination protein NusG: MKWYVVQAYSGYETKVMASLEERIKQAGMTKSFGQILIPKENIQDARGGAKKLTTRTFYPGYIFVQMELNDKTWYLVKDTPRVSGFVGGRYPAPVPASEINAIAQQVAEGQAKPKPRVVFEAGDHVRVVDGAFANFTGSIEEVKTDKQKVRVLLSIFGRATPVELDYIQVEKTV; this comes from the coding sequence ATGAAGTGGTACGTCGTGCAGGCGTACTCGGGATACGAGACCAAAGTCATGGCCTCGCTTGAAGAGCGCATCAAGCAGGCGGGCATGACGAAGAGCTTTGGACAAATTTTGATTCCAAAGGAAAACATTCAAGATGCCCGAGGGGGCGCCAAAAAACTCACCACCCGCACGTTTTATCCTGGGTACATTTTCGTGCAGATGGAGCTCAACGACAAGACATGGTATTTGGTAAAGGACACCCCGCGCGTCAGTGGTTTCGTGGGTGGACGTTACCCAGCACCGGTTCCCGCCAGTGAAATCAATGCGATTGCGCAGCAGGTCGCTGAAGGCCAAGCCAAGCCCAAGCCGCGGGTGGTTTTTGAGGCGGGCGATCATGTGCGAGTGGTCGATGGTGCCTTTGCTAACTTCACGGGCTCAATCGAGGAAGTAAAGACGGACAAACAAAAGGTGAGGGTGCTTCTGTCCATTTTCGGACGGGCAACCCCTGTAGAGCTGGATTACATCCAGGTTGAGAAAACGGTATAG
- a CDS encoding electron transfer flavoprotein subunit beta/FixA family protein: MKILVPIKRVSDPEHANRVRLSPDSTQLLSEGLEWKINPYDEYALEAALRMNENGQTQEKLGETVVVGIGPKEARSTLGQALAMGADRGIHVLHESDSLDATVVARILAHLVQEEAPDLVMMGKLAVDMEDNACGQILAELLGWPMATQSQRIVTTPGSKVLNVGREVDMGEIVLELETPAVITCADRILASDAVKNGVTPESFAYPESEGGRYASLKGIMAAKKKPVTELELASLAVDLAPTLSYTHFEAAKTRQGTATLVSSAEELLTKLRHDAKVL, encoded by the coding sequence ATGAAGATCCTGGTACCGATTAAACGTGTCTCTGATCCGGAGCACGCCAACCGGGTCCGCCTGAGCCCCGACAGCACCCAACTGCTCTCTGAGGGGTTAGAGTGGAAGATCAATCCCTACGATGAGTACGCCCTCGAAGCGGCACTGCGCATGAACGAAAACGGACAGACGCAGGAAAAACTCGGGGAAACCGTGGTCGTGGGCATCGGGCCCAAAGAGGCGAGGAGCACCCTCGGGCAAGCTCTCGCCATGGGAGCAGATCGGGGCATACACGTGCTTCACGAAAGCGATTCTTTGGATGCCACGGTGGTAGCGCGCATATTGGCCCATCTCGTTCAAGAAGAAGCGCCCGACCTGGTGATGATGGGCAAGCTTGCCGTCGACATGGAGGACAACGCGTGTGGCCAAATCTTGGCAGAACTGTTGGGTTGGCCCATGGCGACGCAAAGCCAGCGCATCGTGACCACCCCGGGATCCAAGGTGCTGAACGTGGGGCGCGAGGTGGATATGGGAGAAATCGTACTCGAACTTGAGACCCCCGCCGTTATCACATGCGCCGATCGGATCCTGGCATCGGACGCAGTCAAGAACGGCGTGACCCCCGAGAGCTTTGCGTATCCGGAGTCCGAAGGGGGACGATACGCATCGCTCAAGGGCATCATGGCCGCGAAGAAAAAACCGGTGACTGAGCTCGAGCTGGCATCGCTCGCGGTGGACCTTGCCCCCACACTTTCCTACACACACTTTGAGGCCGCCAAGACACGGCAAGGCACAGCGACACTCGTGAGTTCAGCTGAGGAGCTTCTGACGAAACTTCGTCACGACGCTAAAGTACTTTGA
- the rplK gene encoding 50S ribosomal protein L11 — MKKVIGQIKLQLPAGKANPAPPVGPALGQHGVNIMGFCKEFNAKTQKDGELIIPVVITVYSDRSFSFITKTPPAAVLIKQELGLGLGKKPGTGSPRPHKEKVGKITQAQLRKIAELKIQDMNAASLEAAIQTIAGTARSMGVDVVE, encoded by the coding sequence ATGAAGAAAGTCATCGGTCAGATCAAACTCCAGCTGCCAGCCGGCAAGGCGAATCCTGCTCCCCCCGTGGGTCCTGCGCTCGGCCAGCATGGCGTGAATATCATGGGGTTTTGCAAGGAATTCAACGCCAAAACTCAAAAGGACGGCGAGCTGATCATCCCAGTGGTCATCACCGTGTACTCGGATCGTTCTTTTAGCTTTATTACGAAGACGCCTCCTGCTGCGGTGTTGATCAAGCAGGAACTGGGCCTTGGGCTCGGTAAGAAGCCGGGCACGGGTTCGCCTCGGCCACACAAGGAGAAAGTGGGAAAAATCACCCAAGCCCAGCTCAGGAAGATTGCAGAACTTAAAATACAAGATATGAACGCTGCCTCGCTTGAGGCTGCCATTCAGACAATCGCAGGGACTGCCCGGTCCATGGGGGTCGACGTCGTCGAATAA
- a CDS encoding 50S ribosomal protein L1 has product MKTGKKRKQALAAVNPDARYSASAACDMVKTSASFARFDESVDVAVRLGVDPKHADQMVRGALVLPHGTGKSVRVLVFAKGEKVKEAEEAGADIVGADELVAKVSEGFLDFDTVVATPDMMGQVGRLGKVLGPRGLMPNPKVGTVTMDISKAVREAKAGKIEFRVEKAGIIHAPIGKKSFASEALQENLKALLNAILKAKPPAAKGTYLKSITLSSTMGAGIRLDPATIDAEAP; this is encoded by the coding sequence ATGAAAACAGGAAAAAAGAGAAAGCAAGCGCTTGCGGCAGTCAACCCGGACGCCCGTTATTCTGCTAGTGCGGCGTGCGATATGGTGAAGACATCGGCCTCTTTTGCACGGTTTGACGAGAGCGTGGATGTGGCCGTTCGGCTCGGAGTCGACCCCAAGCATGCCGATCAAATGGTCCGAGGCGCGTTGGTACTGCCGCATGGCACTGGCAAGAGCGTTCGGGTGCTGGTGTTTGCCAAGGGCGAAAAGGTGAAAGAAGCCGAGGAAGCGGGTGCTGACATTGTGGGCGCCGACGAACTCGTGGCTAAGGTGAGCGAGGGCTTTTTGGACTTCGATACCGTCGTGGCAACGCCCGATATGATGGGGCAGGTTGGCCGCTTAGGGAAAGTCCTGGGCCCGCGTGGGTTGATGCCCAATCCCAAGGTGGGGACTGTCACCATGGATATATCTAAGGCGGTGCGCGAGGCCAAGGCGGGTAAGATAGAGTTTCGCGTGGAGAAGGCGGGCATCATTCATGCGCCCATCGGCAAGAAGTCGTTCGCATCCGAAGCGCTTCAGGAGAACTTGAAAGCACTGCTCAACGCCATCCTCAAGGCCAAGCCACCGGCCGCCAAAGGCACGTATCTAAAGAGCATTACGCTAAGTTCCACCATGGGAGCGGGCATAAGGCTCGATCCTGCGACCATTGATGCGGAGGCGCCATGA
- a CDS encoding zinc-ribbon domain-containing protein produces MKITCDACGAKYSIADEKVAGKAFKIRCKKCSGSIVVRQDQPQAQEEAPATQEDLWHVVVGAEQQGPLSLAKVGELIATGAIDWDAYVWQEGYDDWKVARDVPELVSGIAQGEAPSAARPPLSADSASSPDQGGVFNDPDEEEVTRAQTADDIFKMTETAAPSKISRASSAAGADLFSQPSRIEATAERPFSESPFGGGFGQGGESPGALPRSEATSADPMTGSRNETSVLFSLSNLKQLKTSTPSQPNVATSPNTPATAASTNDASGLIDIRALAAAAASTSASTRQPKDASLADAVLQSHQGTVPLAPLSAPTLRPESSGGPSNRLLYIGFAVVTLLALTAIVLLVVFMLNKPETQPVMASGPAGTAAPGAENQAPGSTGAEPPNAPAPGQPQTTNVPGASANAEKSEAANTESARKDRGSSSRRASGSRSTTPSTETAEPPKKSSGSIDDLLDQAIGGAGSSKSQAASSNLPDTPGRSDVMAAMRQVQSNVQSCGQGKSGVAQTAVKVAGASGRVSGVQVTGVFAGTPVARCIVNAVRGATFPKFRRTSFGFSYPFRL; encoded by the coding sequence ATGAAAATTACATGTGACGCTTGTGGGGCAAAGTACTCGATTGCCGATGAAAAAGTGGCAGGGAAGGCGTTCAAGATCCGTTGTAAAAAATGCAGCGGCTCGATTGTGGTACGCCAGGATCAGCCTCAGGCCCAGGAGGAAGCCCCAGCCACGCAAGAGGACTTGTGGCATGTGGTGGTGGGGGCCGAGCAACAAGGACCACTTAGCCTTGCCAAGGTGGGCGAGCTAATAGCAACCGGTGCCATCGATTGGGATGCCTACGTATGGCAAGAAGGCTATGACGATTGGAAAGTGGCACGTGACGTGCCCGAGCTTGTGTCGGGCATTGCTCAGGGGGAGGCGCCTTCGGCTGCCCGTCCCCCTCTGTCGGCCGATTCCGCGTCATCACCTGATCAGGGGGGGGTATTTAACGACCCCGATGAAGAAGAAGTCACCCGGGCACAAACCGCTGATGACATCTTCAAAATGACAGAAACGGCGGCACCCTCTAAGATCAGTCGAGCATCGTCGGCGGCGGGTGCTGATTTGTTTTCGCAGCCATCCCGCATAGAAGCAACCGCCGAGCGACCGTTCTCAGAATCCCCATTTGGCGGCGGTTTTGGCCAGGGCGGCGAATCCCCCGGTGCTCTACCGCGTTCAGAAGCGACATCCGCTGACCCGATGACCGGAAGCCGCAACGAGACCTCGGTGCTTTTCTCCTTGTCCAATCTCAAACAGCTTAAGACGAGCACGCCGAGCCAACCCAACGTCGCGACTTCGCCCAATACACCGGCGACGGCTGCCTCAACCAATGACGCCTCGGGGCTGATTGACATCCGCGCCCTCGCGGCCGCGGCGGCTTCAACCAGCGCTAGCACTCGACAACCGAAGGATGCCTCTTTGGCCGACGCGGTTCTACAGAGCCACCAAGGAACGGTGCCCCTGGCGCCGCTATCCGCCCCTACGCTGCGGCCAGAATCGAGCGGGGGGCCTAGCAACCGTCTGCTATACATAGGCTTTGCGGTGGTAACCCTTCTCGCTCTGACTGCCATCGTTTTACTGGTAGTATTCATGCTGAATAAACCGGAAACCCAACCCGTGATGGCCAGCGGCCCGGCGGGAACCGCAGCCCCAGGCGCTGAAAACCAAGCACCGGGCAGCACCGGCGCTGAACCCCCTAACGCACCTGCGCCGGGGCAGCCGCAAACCACAAACGTGCCCGGAGCTTCAGCAAACGCGGAAAAGTCGGAAGCAGCCAACACCGAAAGCGCTCGAAAAGATCGCGGCTCCTCCTCCCGGAGGGCATCAGGCTCCCGCAGCACGACCCCGAGCACAGAAACGGCAGAGCCGCCAAAGAAATCAAGCGGTAGTATCGACGACTTGCTCGACCAAGCCATTGGGGGCGCAGGCAGTTCCAAATCTCAGGCAGCATCGAGCAATCTTCCTGATACTCCTGGCCGCTCCGATGTGATGGCCGCGATGCGGCAAGTTCAAAGCAATGTGCAAAGCTGCGGCCAAGGCAAAAGCGGCGTTGCTCAAACCGCGGTGAAGGTGGCTGGAGCCAGCGGCCGTGTGAGCGGCGTGCAGGTCACGGGTGTTTTCGCAGGTACGCCTGTTGCGCGTTGCATCGTCAACGCAGTTCGAGGCGCAACTTTTCCAAAGTTCCGCCGCACCTCATTTGGCTTTAGCTACCCGTTCCGCCTTTAA
- the tuf gene encoding elongation factor Tu, translating to MSKEKFVRSKPHINVGTIGHIDHGKTTLTAAITKVMSEKHGGKAISYADIAKGGTVRDDSKIVTIAVSHVEYETDNRHYAHVDCPGHADYIKNMITGAAQMDGAILVVSAQDGPMPQTKEHVLLARQVGVPQIVVFLNKVDTVDDKDLLELVEMEVRDLLNKYEFQGDEIPVVRGSALLALQGKEEGVSSIHELMKQVDAWVPEPKRDIDKPFLMAVEDVFSIKGRGTVVTGRIERGIIKVGDEVEILGFTDPKKTTVTGVEMFRKLLDQGQAGDNVGCLLRGIEKDQVERGQVLAAPGSLNTHKKFEGEVYVLKKEEGGRHKPFFTNYRPQFYMRTTDVTGTIALPDDVKMVMPGDNVKITVELISAVALEDKQRFAIREGGRTVGAGVVTKILE from the coding sequence ATGTCGAAAGAAAAGTTTGTCAGGAGCAAGCCTCATATCAACGTAGGGACGATCGGCCATATTGACCATGGCAAGACGACGTTGACAGCAGCGATCACGAAGGTGATGAGCGAGAAGCACGGGGGGAAAGCGATTTCGTATGCGGACATCGCCAAGGGCGGGACGGTGCGAGATGACTCGAAGATCGTGACGATCGCGGTTTCGCACGTGGAGTACGAGACGGACAATCGGCATTACGCACACGTAGATTGCCCGGGGCACGCGGATTACATCAAGAACATGATCACGGGAGCTGCGCAGATGGACGGGGCGATCTTGGTGGTTTCTGCGCAGGATGGACCGATGCCGCAGACCAAAGAGCACGTGCTGTTGGCGCGTCAGGTGGGTGTGCCGCAGATCGTGGTGTTCTTGAACAAGGTCGATACGGTGGACGACAAGGACTTGCTAGAGCTTGTGGAGATGGAGGTCCGGGACCTATTGAACAAGTACGAGTTTCAGGGAGATGAGATCCCAGTGGTTCGGGGCAGTGCGTTATTGGCGCTTCAGGGGAAAGAAGAGGGCGTGAGCTCGATCCACGAGCTGATGAAGCAGGTGGATGCGTGGGTGCCTGAGCCGAAGCGAGACATCGACAAGCCGTTTTTGATGGCGGTTGAGGATGTGTTCAGCATCAAGGGACGAGGGACAGTGGTGACGGGCCGCATCGAGCGAGGGATCATCAAGGTAGGGGATGAGGTAGAGATTTTGGGGTTCACGGACCCGAAGAAGACGACGGTGACGGGTGTAGAGATGTTCCGCAAGCTCTTAGATCAGGGGCAAGCAGGGGACAACGTGGGCTGTCTGCTTAGAGGGATTGAAAAGGACCAGGTGGAGCGAGGTCAGGTATTGGCGGCGCCCGGGAGCCTGAACACGCACAAGAAGTTTGAGGGCGAAGTGTACGTATTAAAGAAGGAAGAGGGCGGCAGGCACAAGCCATTTTTCACGAACTACCGGCCGCAGTTTTACATGCGGACGACGGACGTGACCGGGACGATTGCTTTGCCGGACGATGTGAAGATGGTGATGCCGGGAGACAATGTGAAGATCACGGTGGAGCTCATCAGCGCCGTGGCGCTCGAAGACAAACAGCGTTTTGCGATTCGCGAAGGTGGCCGCACGGTAGGTGCCGGCGTCGTCACCAAGATTTTGGAGTAG
- a CDS encoding 50S ribosomal protein L10, which produces MNAISTHKEAQAKALRERFDRATASVLVDFVGLDVGTITALRAELRKVGVDYAVVKNTLVEKALLGTPFEDNQEFKTHLKGPTAVAWSYEDPSAAAKAIKAFFKGADDDKKLTVKCAIMDSQVLSAARVEGELANLPSKDELRAMLLSTLMAGPSNLVRQLTAAGQQLTYALSARERSLGADQA; this is translated from the coding sequence ATGAATGCGATAAGCACACACAAAGAAGCGCAAGCGAAAGCGCTTCGCGAGCGCTTTGATCGCGCAACGGCATCGGTGTTGGTGGACTTTGTCGGTCTCGATGTGGGGACCATCACGGCATTGAGAGCTGAGCTGCGCAAGGTGGGGGTAGATTACGCTGTCGTAAAAAACACCCTCGTGGAAAAGGCTCTGCTAGGCACGCCGTTTGAAGACAATCAAGAATTCAAAACCCATCTCAAAGGTCCGACCGCAGTGGCTTGGTCTTATGAGGATCCGTCGGCAGCGGCCAAAGCGATTAAGGCCTTTTTTAAGGGCGCGGACGACGACAAGAAACTGACAGTCAAATGCGCGATTATGGACAGTCAGGTGCTTTCCGCCGCGCGCGTTGAAGGCGAGTTGGCGAATTTGCCAAGCAAAGACGAGTTACGTGCCATGTTGCTTTCCACCTTGATGGCAGGGCCAAGCAATCTGGTGCGTCAGCTAACGGCCGCAGGACAGCAGCTAACCTATGCACTGAGTGCGCGCGAGCGTTCACTCGGTGCTGATCAAGCCTAA
- the secE gene encoding preprotein translocase subunit SecE has product MVDDTHTSPALPESAGGGIGPRSMGIGRYVQFAFLVLAIVVFWFSDRLFVTVWAYFQEPDEQMASALAAVTGIVTAILLYRTAKVRNMADEVAVELVRVTWPDRKETRYATLVVLIASAIAAVLLGLVDAMWTAVTDFIYTGSVPIG; this is encoded by the coding sequence ATGGTCGACGATACACATACATCACCCGCGCTACCTGAATCTGCGGGCGGAGGCATCGGGCCGCGATCCATGGGCATAGGGCGTTATGTTCAGTTCGCGTTCCTCGTTTTGGCGATTGTGGTTTTTTGGTTTTCCGACCGCCTGTTCGTCACCGTTTGGGCGTACTTTCAGGAGCCCGACGAACAAATGGCCTCGGCGCTGGCTGCTGTGACGGGGATAGTCACCGCGATTCTTCTGTACCGCACAGCCAAGGTGCGCAACATGGCCGATGAAGTGGCGGTCGAGCTTGTGAGGGTCACCTGGCCCGATCGCAAAGAGACACGTTACGCCACATTGGTCGTGCTTATCGCGTCCGCCATTGCTGCCGTGCTGTTGGGGCTTGTGGATGCGATGTGGACGGCTGTGACCGACTTTATTTACACAGGGAGTGTGCCCATTGGGTGA
- the rplL gene encoding 50S ribosomal protein L7/L12, which translates to MTQEKMVEELSNWTVMEVASLVKALEEKWGVSAAPVAVAGGAAPAAAAPVEEQTEFSVELTAAGDKKINVIKAVREITNLGLADAKNVVEGAPKMIKESVSKQEAEEIKKKLEEAGAKVTVK; encoded by the coding sequence ATGACACAGGAGAAAATGGTAGAAGAGCTTAGCAACTGGACGGTGATGGAAGTCGCCAGCTTGGTGAAGGCTCTTGAGGAAAAATGGGGCGTCAGTGCCGCTCCGGTGGCCGTCGCAGGCGGAGCTGCGCCAGCAGCTGCGGCGCCGGTAGAGGAGCAAACGGAGTTTTCCGTGGAGCTGACGGCTGCTGGTGACAAGAAAATCAATGTCATTAAGGCGGTGCGTGAGATCACCAATCTCGGCCTAGCGGACGCAAAGAACGTCGTTGAGGGCGCGCCCAAGATGATAAAAGAGAGCGTCTCTAAGCAAGAGGCGGAAGAAATCAAGAAGAAGCTTGAGGAGGCAGGGGCGAAGGTCACCGTCAAGTGA